One genomic segment of Catalinimonas alkaloidigena includes these proteins:
- a CDS encoding sensor histidine kinase, whose product MKSFALNTSIRVALLLITMIGFAFILGRADLLFNHIILGALLIIQVYELIRYVNLTNRELAKLLLSIRNSDFTISFSSQKGGRQFRELNDAFKEIIEAYKQVKIEKEAQFEYLKLIVKHIKIGIISIRGDEEIALINQPALDMLQTGRYHYWRNLMLSHPRFVEEVEQLRENESKLIEIPVKGENKRLSVHVSSAILLKQPYKIITFQDIEKEINQSEIDAWHKLIRILTHEIMNSVTPISSLTETMLMLLENPEGQLKTPGQVDESLLEDLAFSLRTIQKRSDGLMGFVEDYRKLARIPQPQKEIFQVKELFETIHRLMRAELQKQGVQLDTSVFPANLHLSADRKQVEQILINLLSNSIQALEHAKNPEVSLKAYEELTQIIVEVTDNGFGIEEDKLDQIFVPFFSTKEKGSGIGLSLSRNIMNMHGGTIKASSNRNEQTTFSLFFPKTSEIIPATSDN is encoded by the coding sequence ATGAAGTCATTCGCCCTAAATACCAGCATACGTGTAGCGCTGCTACTGATCACCATGATAGGCTTTGCCTTTATCTTGGGCAGAGCTGATTTGTTATTCAACCATATTATTCTGGGGGCACTACTCATCATACAGGTATACGAACTCATCCGTTATGTCAACCTTACTAATCGTGAATTGGCTAAGCTTTTACTTTCTATCCGCAATAGTGATTTCACCATCAGTTTCAGCAGCCAAAAGGGAGGCAGGCAGTTTCGTGAATTGAACGATGCCTTCAAAGAGATCATTGAAGCTTATAAGCAGGTGAAGATAGAGAAGGAAGCACAGTTTGAATACCTTAAGCTGATCGTCAAGCATATCAAAATCGGTATCATTTCTATCAGAGGAGATGAGGAGATAGCACTGATCAACCAGCCGGCGCTGGACATGCTGCAAACCGGCCGCTATCACTACTGGCGTAATCTAATGCTCAGCCATCCACGTTTTGTGGAGGAAGTAGAACAGCTCCGGGAAAATGAAAGTAAGCTGATTGAAATCCCCGTCAAAGGTGAAAACAAGCGCCTCTCAGTGCATGTTAGTTCTGCCATTCTGCTGAAACAACCTTATAAGATCATCACCTTTCAGGATATAGAAAAAGAGATTAACCAGAGTGAGATTGATGCCTGGCACAAGCTCATCCGCATTCTCACCCATGAGATCATGAATTCCGTCACGCCCATTTCCTCTTTAACTGAAACCATGCTGATGCTACTGGAGAATCCCGAAGGACAGCTGAAAACACCCGGCCAGGTAGATGAGAGCTTGCTGGAAGACCTGGCTTTTTCGCTGCGCACCATACAAAAGCGGAGTGATGGACTCATGGGCTTTGTGGAAGACTACCGTAAGCTTGCCAGAATACCCCAACCTCAAAAAGAAATTTTTCAGGTAAAAGAACTCTTTGAAACCATCCACCGACTCATGCGTGCCGAATTGCAAAAGCAGGGGGTTCAACTAGACACTAGCGTCTTTCCTGCTAATCTACACCTTAGTGCCGACAGGAAGCAGGTAGAACAAATACTGATTAACCTGCTCTCCAACAGCATTCAGGCTTTGGAGCATGCCAAAAATCCTGAGGTGAGCCTGAAGGCCTACGAAGAACTGACCCAAATTATAGTAGAAGTAACTGATAATGGATTTGGCATAGAAGAAGACAAGCTTGACCAGATATTCGTCCCTTTCTTTTCTACCAAAGAGAAAGGTTCCGGCATTGGCCTCAGCCTTTCACGCAATATTATGAACATGCATGGAGGCACCATCAAAGCCAGCTCAAACAGAAATGAGCAAACTACTTTTTCTCTGTTTTTTCCCAAAACTTCTGAAATAATACCTGCTACTTCCGACAACTGA
- a CDS encoding sugar phosphate isomerase/epimerase family protein, producing the protein MSLIRMLFLFLIISPLCAQEQLDNPFFVFNNGLKDAQYDSPEAQVQLLLDNGYDGMEKEGLENFEEVLNELHENDLKLFTIYINVNLDNPEQPYDPRLEEVFQKIQGTGAMPWLYVTGKQHPSSSPEYDQIAIPILQQIADMAQQYGTKVMLYPHMYYWVECIEDAMRVAAKVDRPNLGYTFNLCHFLAHKNREGVDPVQAYPLLAKQSMPRLFAISVNGADIHASDPDNIWQSYIQPLGEGNFDTYQFVKTFVDLGFNGPVGLQCYNIKEDKAVHLQKSMQSWRKYQQRMSSSR; encoded by the coding sequence ATGTCCCTAATCCGAATGCTGTTTCTGTTCCTGATCATTTCGCCCCTATGTGCACAGGAGCAGCTTGACAATCCTTTCTTTGTCTTTAACAATGGCCTAAAAGATGCACAGTATGACAGTCCGGAAGCACAGGTACAACTGCTGCTGGACAATGGGTATGATGGTATGGAAAAAGAAGGACTGGAGAACTTTGAGGAGGTGTTAAATGAATTACATGAGAATGATCTCAAGCTCTTTACCATTTACATCAATGTGAATCTGGATAATCCTGAGCAGCCCTATGATCCGCGCTTGGAGGAAGTATTTCAAAAAATTCAAGGCACAGGCGCTATGCCCTGGCTGTACGTTACCGGTAAGCAACATCCCTCCTCTTCTCCTGAATACGACCAAATTGCCATACCCATTTTACAGCAGATTGCCGATATGGCACAACAGTACGGCACCAAAGTGATGCTCTATCCGCATATGTATTACTGGGTAGAGTGCATAGAAGATGCCATGCGGGTAGCAGCCAAAGTAGATCGTCCTAACCTGGGCTATACCTTTAACCTGTGTCATTTTCTGGCGCATAAAAACCGGGAAGGAGTAGACCCTGTGCAGGCTTACCCTCTTTTGGCCAAACAGTCCATGCCCAGGCTTTTTGCCATTAGTGTCAATGGAGCGGATATACATGCTTCTGATCCCGATAACATCTGGCAATCTTATATTCAACCGCTGGGAGAAGGTAATTTTGATACCTACCAGTTTGTAAAAACTTTTGTTGATTTAGGTTTTAATGGTCCTGTGGGATTGCAATGCTATAACATTAAAGAAGACAAAGCTGTACATCTCCAGAAGTCTATGCAGAGCTGGAGGAAATATCAGCAAAGGATGTCTTCTTCACGTTAG
- a CDS encoding HD domain-containing protein gives MQKERSVDQTINKVFGLFDKYGHDEYGESITQLEHAVQSAQLASREGYEDEVILAALFHDIGHLAANEKEDKSFMGDYGAMSHDKIGGDYLRHLGFSERMAQLVENHVQAKRYLTFKEADYYNKLSEASKQTLEYQGGRMNAEEAAAFEQDDLFKLSLRMRHWDEKAKEIGMPTPDLAPYQDICRQYLMKKNTQV, from the coding sequence ATGCAAAAGGAAAGGTCTGTAGACCAAACCATCAACAAAGTATTCGGACTGTTTGATAAATACGGTCATGATGAGTATGGAGAATCAATCACTCAGCTGGAACACGCGGTGCAGAGCGCCCAACTCGCTTCCAGAGAAGGATATGAGGACGAAGTTATCCTGGCAGCTTTATTCCATGACATCGGACACCTGGCAGCTAACGAAAAGGAGGACAAAAGCTTTATGGGTGATTACGGAGCAATGAGCCATGATAAGATCGGTGGAGATTATCTCCGGCACTTAGGCTTTTCTGAACGTATGGCGCAGCTGGTAGAAAACCATGTGCAAGCCAAAAGATATCTGACTTTTAAAGAAGCAGATTATTACAACAAGCTTTCCGAAGCCAGCAAGCAAACATTGGAATACCAGGGAGGTAGAATGAATGCTGAGGAAGCAGCAGCTTTTGAGCAGGATGATCTGTTTAAACTGAGTCTGCGTATGAGGCACTGGGATGAAAAAGCAAAAGAAATTGGTATGCCTACTCCTGATCTTGCTCCTTATCAGGACATATGCAGGCAATATTTGATGAAAAAAAATACACAAGTGTAG
- a CDS encoding neutral/alkaline non-lysosomal ceramidase N-terminal domain-containing protein produces the protein MLKKVVRLLLIFLILLGAILMISIAPIDDSPYQEQAYYKATLGALDSLKNALASSEGTQADTVQAGWSAKNITPREPVSLMGYGWKGEYERVHDSLHVRAVVFSSQQETVAWLTYELMIVHPDLADAIRYAVDTAQFPVQHLYFTAVHTHNGFGEWARGFGGKLTAGGYNSALVDYIVKQTLDAIQEAYASRSPVKVGYEAFAVPELVRNRLVKGGEIDPYLRVIKLEQEGGNTALICTYAAHATFLNSKRMDLSADYPSALVEILEQNTAIDFVAYAAGAVGSHSPIRKGEFTYEKMHAYAQQLAQPLIQNVDSIETEFTAQLIYADIPFHLGKPQLKLNDNWSVRSWLFNAVLGELYPQISGIKLGNILMMGTPADYSGMLYEQLSAEEAQLIVTSFNGSYIGYVIPDSHYGEKHREAREMNWFGPYTGSYMTEVMNRFSQLMTEATR, from the coding sequence GTGCTGAAGAAAGTTGTCCGCCTCCTACTGATCTTCTTGATCCTCTTGGGGGCCATATTGATGATAAGTATAGCCCCCATTGATGACTCTCCCTATCAGGAGCAAGCCTATTATAAGGCTACACTGGGCGCGCTGGATAGCCTGAAGAATGCACTGGCCTCTTCTGAAGGAACCCAAGCCGATACAGTTCAGGCTGGCTGGAGTGCAAAAAATATTACTCCTAGGGAGCCGGTCAGCCTGATGGGCTATGGCTGGAAAGGGGAGTATGAAAGGGTGCATGATTCTCTGCATGTACGGGCAGTGGTATTTTCCAGTCAGCAGGAAACGGTAGCCTGGCTCACTTATGAACTGATGATTGTGCATCCTGATCTGGCCGATGCCATACGCTATGCGGTAGATACGGCACAGTTCCCTGTTCAACATCTGTATTTTACCGCTGTGCATACCCACAATGGTTTTGGGGAATGGGCCCGGGGCTTTGGAGGAAAGCTGACTGCCGGAGGATATAATTCAGCATTGGTAGACTATATCGTGAAGCAAACCCTTGATGCCATACAGGAAGCATATGCTAGCCGTAGTCCTGTAAAAGTAGGGTATGAAGCGTTTGCTGTTCCTGAGTTGGTGCGTAACCGATTAGTGAAAGGAGGAGAGATAGATCCGTATCTGAGAGTAATAAAGCTGGAGCAGGAAGGAGGTAATACCGCTCTGATTTGTACTTATGCCGCTCATGCGACTTTTCTTAACAGCAAGCGCATGGATCTGTCAGCTGATTATCCATCTGCTTTGGTAGAAATACTGGAACAGAATACTGCCATAGATTTTGTCGCCTATGCTGCCGGGGCAGTAGGAAGCCATAGCCCAATACGGAAAGGAGAGTTCACCTATGAAAAAATGCATGCTTACGCACAGCAACTGGCCCAGCCTCTAATACAAAATGTGGATAGTATAGAAACTGAGTTTACAGCGCAGCTGATTTATGCGGATATTCCATTTCACCTGGGAAAGCCTCAGCTTAAGCTTAATGATAACTGGAGTGTGCGTTCATGGCTTTTTAATGCGGTATTGGGAGAACTTTACCCTCAGATCAGTGGAATAAAGCTGGGGAATATTCTAATGATGGGAACGCCAGCGGACTATTCAGGTATGCTGTATGAGCAATTGAGTGCGGAAGAGGCACAGTTGATCGTCACAAGTTTTAATGGCAGCTACATTGGCTATGTGATTCCCGACAGCCACTATGGTGAGAAGCATCGGGAAGCCAGGGAAATGAACTGGTTTGGCCCTTATACCGGAAGCTATATGACAGAAGTGATGAACAGGTTTAGCCAGCTGATGACAGAGGCTACACGATAG
- a CDS encoding aldo/keto reductase: MKTKTINAAAAGTFSLGSDITINRLGYGAMRITGEGIWGPPKDKAEAIRVLKATQDLDINFIDTADSYGPYVSEELIAEALHPYPESLLIATKGGLERGGPNQWSVNGRPEHLEEALKGSLKRLKAERIDLYQLHRFDEKVPADEFLGKLKELQGQGYIRHLGLSEASVDQIKQAQEYFEVVSVQNKFSLTDRKWQDEVEWTQAQDIGFIPWYPLDSGAVDNDTLQSIAKKHDASVYQIALAWLLAHSDNILPIPGTSSVEHLKDNTGAAHIKLEQDDMKQLNDLA, from the coding sequence ATGAAAACCAAAACAATAAACGCTGCTGCCGCTGGTACTTTTAGCTTAGGTAGCGATATCACTATCAACCGACTAGGCTATGGAGCCATGCGCATTACCGGAGAAGGTATCTGGGGCCCTCCTAAAGATAAAGCTGAGGCTATACGAGTGCTTAAAGCCACCCAGGATTTAGACATCAACTTCATAGATACCGCCGACAGTTATGGCCCCTACGTATCAGAAGAGCTGATTGCCGAAGCGCTTCATCCCTACCCTGAAAGTTTGCTGATCGCTACCAAAGGAGGTTTGGAACGCGGCGGACCCAACCAGTGGTCGGTCAACGGACGTCCTGAGCATCTTGAAGAAGCCCTGAAGGGCAGTTTGAAACGCCTGAAGGCAGAGCGCATTGACTTATATCAACTACACCGCTTTGACGAAAAAGTACCTGCTGATGAATTTCTGGGAAAGCTAAAGGAGCTTCAGGGACAGGGATATATTCGCCATCTTGGCCTCTCTGAGGCAAGTGTAGATCAGATCAAACAGGCGCAGGAATATTTTGAGGTCGTCAGTGTGCAGAACAAGTTTAGCCTGACCGATCGTAAGTGGCAGGATGAAGTAGAATGGACACAAGCACAGGACATAGGTTTCATCCCCTGGTATCCGCTGGATTCGGGAGCAGTAGACAATGATACGCTCCAGTCTATCGCCAAGAAGCATGATGCTTCGGTATACCAGATTGCGCTGGCATGGTTGCTGGCTCACAGCGACAATATTTTACCCATCCCCGGTACCAGTTCGGTAGAACACCTAAAAGATAATACCGGAGCCGCGCACATTAAGCTTGAGCAGGATGATATGAAGCAGTTAAACGACTTGGCTTGA
- a CDS encoding RagB/SusD family nutrient uptake outer membrane protein produces MKTLFNKTLIVALIISFSGCADLEEKPVGLLSPETLFSTPGDVEIAIFGAYGWISTERLYGRQFVSALMLRGDMVDIGDRGTPAERQQVNDFNMDSNNGMVSRFWPYWYQTIGAANAAIAGAETLDVSESEINPLIAEARFIRAFSYYHLVRVFGDIPYIDFFITDPDVVQDISKTPASDVYTGIIEDLEFAKEWLPDTQDGGIRSRATKGTAASYLASVYLTLEDYQSAYDEAKWVIDNKDRFGYALEADYQDLFRAEIADNLQEHIFAIDFLGLQDGSDGADDDIMGPMTGIRGSDKVGWSVLVPSMEVYNTWDDRDYRKEVSFEDSTFESSVLVPYTEFDNTQRPHIAKYNRFPGTASGDTRDSDNNYSAMRYAEVLLIAAEALAEVSGPNAEAVGYVNQIRARARNWEGEMTSFPEDVSLGLTKDDFIDLVLEERRLELSFEYKRWYDIKRRRLGEEVFTEPGSLEPHPNFDPNRDYLMPLLQTDLDVNPNLRPQNPGY; encoded by the coding sequence ATGAAAACTCTTTTTAATAAAACTTTGATTGTTGCTCTGATCATCAGCTTTAGTGGCTGTGCTGATCTGGAGGAAAAACCGGTAGGGCTGCTATCGCCTGAAACACTTTTTAGTACTCCCGGGGATGTAGAAATAGCCATCTTTGGTGCCTATGGATGGATATCAACCGAGCGTCTTTATGGAAGACAATTTGTATCTGCCCTCATGCTCAGAGGTGATATGGTAGATATTGGAGACCGGGGGACCCCAGCAGAAAGGCAACAGGTCAATGATTTTAATATGGACTCTAATAATGGCATGGTGAGCAGATTCTGGCCCTACTGGTACCAGACTATTGGTGCTGCCAATGCTGCCATTGCCGGTGCAGAAACCCTGGACGTATCAGAAAGTGAAATTAATCCTCTGATCGCCGAAGCCAGATTCATCAGGGCTTTCAGTTATTATCATTTGGTAAGGGTATTTGGTGATATCCCTTATATTGATTTTTTTATTACTGACCCTGATGTTGTTCAGGATATTTCAAAGACACCGGCTTCTGATGTATATACCGGAATCATTGAAGATCTGGAATTCGCTAAAGAATGGCTGCCTGACACCCAGGACGGAGGAATAAGATCCAGAGCAACAAAAGGGACGGCGGCATCTTATCTGGCCTCAGTTTACCTTACCCTGGAAGATTACCAAAGTGCGTATGACGAAGCTAAGTGGGTGATTGATAATAAAGACAGATTTGGGTATGCACTTGAAGCTGACTATCAGGATCTGTTCAGAGCAGAAATAGCAGATAATCTCCAGGAGCACATATTCGCCATTGATTTTTTGGGATTGCAAGATGGCTCAGATGGTGCTGATGATGACATCATGGGGCCTATGACAGGAATCAGGGGAAGTGACAAGGTAGGATGGAGTGTACTGGTCCCTTCTATGGAGGTGTATAATACCTGGGATGATCGCGATTACCGTAAGGAAGTAAGTTTTGAAGACTCTACTTTTGAGAGTTCGGTTTTGGTGCCTTATACTGAATTTGATAATACACAAAGGCCTCACATCGCCAAGTATAACCGTTTTCCAGGTACTGCTAGTGGCGATACCAGAGACTCAGACAATAATTATTCAGCCATGCGTTATGCGGAGGTCCTGTTAATTGCCGCGGAAGCTCTGGCGGAAGTCAGTGGACCTAATGCTGAAGCCGTTGGTTATGTAAATCAAATACGAGCCAGAGCAAGAAACTGGGAGGGAGAAATGACCAGCTTTCCCGAAGATGTTTCTTTGGGTTTGACTAAGGATGATTTTATTGATTTGGTACTGGAAGAAAGGCGTCTTGAATTGTCTTTTGAGTATAAAAGGTGGTATGACATCAAGCGTAGGAGATTGGGTGAAGAGGTATTTACTGAACCCGGTTCATTAGAACCACACCCAAATTTTGATCCTAACCGTGATTATCTTATGCCGTTGCTACAAACTGACCTTGATGTAAACCCTAATCTCAGACCGCAAAACCCCGGGTATTAA
- a CDS encoding SusC/RagA family TonB-linked outer membrane protein codes for MALVCSPALAQNMTASIQTANQPTASPVYIQDEKQVALYELCNLLEKKFRISVNYESDVLDNKFVNRKKVDDLLQTQKEKLSAKMREVLDDYKLNFEEFEGDNFIIVPQTTAQPQKLLPQSLSVPEANHQLVLNKVKGQEMKRILIQQYEQSISGKVTDLESGEALPGVNILAKNTTTGTVSDLDGNYRLTVADDVTTLVFSSIGYSTEEVTINGRSTINLALSPDIQSLSEVVVVGYGTVKKSDLTGSVSSVKSEELTAYPAQGTVQALQGRAAGVNIQSNNGAPGADLKVRIRGGTSINASSDPIYVVDGFVGAALPPPEDIESIEVLKDASATAIYGSRGANGVIMVTTKRGKSGDVKIDFNTSYSAQNEINRLDLLNADQFTDYIQEARPSIAAGEGETDWQDEIFRTGAIQNYQLSVSGGNEAVNYYVSGSYFDQKGVIINSAFDRFSLTSNVDINASERFNLGVNLFAQRNTTDGVRTQEGSGGLTPGVVSSTFKFEPDRNIYNPDGTFTIARLNDPIDNPYAIATQLQDESINDRFQANIYAEYDIFKNLKFRTTFGATTNSGRRGRYSPTTLQEGRNAGGGDARVDGSKNTLLLNENYLTYSKSFGQMHNLSVMAGYSFQSSSSEGWAGRSQSFINDSFSFWGLGSASVYQAPYSGLTEWQIESYYGRLNYSLLDRYLLTFNARYDGASNFSKNNKWAFFPSGAFAWNMKEEQFMDDVNWLSFWKWRVSYGLTGNQAISPYQTLARFSSVYSVIGGQAVNAARPTEVANENLSWETTAQLDIGADIGFLDDRINLTVDYYRMVTTDLLFDVRLPQYSGYPEQLRNLGKVENKGWEAMISSRNLTGEFQWTTNFNISANRNEVLSLPDGNDIFYGSGPGHMVGLGDTQILREGYSVGTYYGWIYDGVYQEGDDFLEGGGFEQEAGGEKFRDIASRDEQGNLTETPDGTLNSDDRAIIGNPHPDFIWGFNNDFKWKNFDLNIFFQGSQGNDILSYTLMELNLMSGINNATTEALNRWTPSNTNTDVPKAFNGRTRRVSTRWIYDGSYVRLKNLALGYTLPASLLESLNISKLRVYVSAQNIFTITDYPGYDPEVNYGTAGEQNGNRNLGLDYGSYPNAKSYTVGLNIGF; via the coding sequence ATGGCACTAGTATGTAGTCCGGCACTGGCACAAAACATGACTGCCAGTATACAGACAGCAAATCAGCCTACTGCAAGCCCTGTATACATTCAGGATGAAAAGCAGGTAGCTTTGTACGAGCTATGTAATCTGCTGGAAAAGAAATTCAGGATATCAGTCAACTATGAGTCTGATGTGCTGGATAACAAATTTGTAAACCGTAAAAAAGTAGATGATCTGCTTCAAACGCAGAAGGAGAAGTTATCTGCCAAGATGCGTGAGGTGTTGGATGACTATAAGCTCAATTTTGAAGAGTTTGAAGGAGATAACTTTATCATTGTCCCTCAAACTACAGCGCAGCCTCAGAAACTACTTCCCCAAAGTTTATCAGTACCGGAGGCAAATCACCAGCTGGTACTGAACAAGGTCAAGGGTCAGGAGATGAAGCGTATTCTCATTCAACAGTACGAGCAGAGCATTAGTGGAAAAGTTACTGATCTGGAAAGCGGTGAAGCGCTACCAGGCGTCAATATTCTGGCTAAAAATACAACTACTGGTACTGTTTCTGACCTGGATGGCAACTACAGGCTTACGGTAGCCGACGATGTTACTACTTTGGTTTTTTCATCAATAGGTTATAGTACTGAGGAAGTGACCATCAATGGCAGGAGTACCATTAATCTGGCACTATCTCCTGATATTCAATCCCTATCGGAAGTAGTGGTGGTAGGTTACGGTACGGTGAAAAAAAGTGACCTTACCGGCTCTGTATCTTCCGTAAAATCTGAAGAACTTACCGCTTATCCCGCTCAGGGAACAGTGCAGGCACTACAGGGACGCGCGGCCGGAGTAAACATTCAATCTAATAATGGTGCCCCGGGTGCAGATTTAAAAGTAAGAATTCGTGGTGGTACTTCCATCAACGCCAGCAGCGATCCTATTTATGTTGTAGATGGTTTTGTAGGGGCAGCGCTCCCTCCACCAGAAGATATTGAATCAATTGAGGTATTGAAAGACGCCTCAGCTACTGCGATCTATGGTTCTCGGGGAGCTAACGGAGTGATCATGGTTACCACCAAACGTGGTAAATCAGGTGATGTCAAAATTGATTTTAATACTTCATACTCTGCCCAGAATGAAATTAACCGGCTGGATCTTTTGAATGCCGATCAATTTACTGATTATATACAGGAGGCAAGGCCGAGCATTGCTGCAGGTGAAGGTGAAACGGATTGGCAGGATGAAATTTTCCGAACTGGCGCCATTCAGAATTACCAACTATCAGTTTCCGGTGGTAATGAGGCGGTTAACTATTACGTATCCGGTTCTTACTTTGACCAGAAAGGCGTTATTATTAATTCAGCCTTTGACCGTTTTTCGCTGACCAGTAATGTCGACATCAACGCTTCAGAAAGATTTAATCTGGGTGTCAACCTATTTGCACAAAGAAATACTACGGATGGTGTCAGGACGCAGGAAGGATCTGGTGGGTTAACCCCCGGAGTGGTTTCATCTACTTTCAAATTTGAGCCAGACAGAAACATATATAATCCAGATGGCACCTTTACCATTGCACGCCTGAATGACCCAATTGACAATCCTTATGCGATCGCTACCCAATTACAGGATGAGTCTATCAATGACCGCTTTCAGGCTAATATTTATGCTGAATATGATATTTTCAAAAACCTCAAGTTCAGAACAACTTTTGGGGCTACTACCAACAGCGGCAGAAGAGGAAGATATTCACCAACCACACTTCAGGAAGGTAGAAATGCCGGAGGAGGTGATGCACGTGTAGATGGAAGCAAGAACACCTTGCTGTTGAATGAAAACTATTTGACTTATAGCAAATCGTTCGGGCAAATGCATAACCTATCAGTGATGGCAGGATATTCTTTTCAGTCTTCTTCTTCTGAAGGCTGGGCGGGCAGGAGCCAGTCTTTTATTAATGACTCCTTCTCATTCTGGGGGCTTGGGTCAGCTTCAGTGTACCAGGCACCATACTCCGGACTCACAGAATGGCAGATAGAGTCTTACTATGGTCGCTTAAACTATTCATTATTAGATCGTTACCTGCTTACTTTCAACGCCCGTTATGATGGTGCATCTAACTTTAGTAAAAACAATAAGTGGGCATTTTTTCCTTCGGGGGCATTTGCCTGGAATATGAAAGAAGAGCAGTTTATGGATGATGTTAACTGGCTGAGTTTCTGGAAATGGCGTGTAAGCTATGGTTTGACAGGTAATCAGGCAATATCTCCCTATCAGACACTTGCCAGGTTTTCCAGCGTGTACTCGGTAATCGGAGGACAGGCAGTCAATGCCGCCCGACCCACCGAGGTTGCCAATGAAAACCTAAGCTGGGAAACTACCGCACAGCTTGACATAGGAGCCGACATTGGGTTCCTGGATGACAGGATCAATCTGACCGTAGATTATTACCGCATGGTAACTACTGACCTGCTTTTTGATGTTCGTTTGCCTCAGTATTCGGGTTATCCGGAACAGTTAAGAAACCTGGGAAAAGTTGAAAATAAAGGATGGGAAGCCATGATTTCTTCAAGGAACCTGACCGGAGAATTCCAATGGACGACTAACTTCAACATCTCAGCCAACCGTAATGAAGTGCTTTCTTTGCCTGATGGTAATGATATATTTTATGGCTCAGGCCCAGGGCATATGGTAGGACTGGGTGATACCCAAATTTTGCGCGAAGGATACTCGGTAGGAACATACTACGGATGGATCTATGATGGTGTATATCAGGAAGGTGATGATTTTCTGGAAGGCGGGGGATTTGAGCAGGAAGCCGGAGGAGAGAAATTCAGGGATATCGCCAGCCGGGATGAACAAGGCAATCTGACGGAAACACCTGATGGTACGCTTAACAGTGATGACAGAGCCATTATTGGTAACCCTCATCCCGATTTTATCTGGGGGTTCAATAATGATTTTAAATGGAAAAACTTTGACCTGAATATTTTCTTTCAGGGTTCTCAGGGCAATGATATCCTAAGCTATACGCTGATGGAGCTCAATCTGATGTCCGGTATCAATAATGCTACTACTGAGGCCTTGAACCGCTGGACACCCAGCAATACCAATACGGATGTGCCTAAAGCATTTAATGGTCGTACCCGTCGAGTTTCTACCCGCTGGATTTACGATGGCAGTTATGTGCGCCTGAAAAATCTCGCATTAGGCTATACTTTGCCAGCAAGCCTGTTGGAAAGCTTAAATATCAGCAAGCTAAGGGTATATGTGAGCGCACAGAACATTTTTACCATTACTGATTATCCCGGATATGACCCGGAAGTAAACTATGGAACCGCAGGTGAGCAAAACGGGAATCGTAACCTTGGCTTGGATTACGGAAGTTATCCCAACGCCAAGTCTTATACAGTGGGGTTAAATATTGGTTTTTAA